The Ficedula albicollis isolate OC2 chromosome 1, FicAlb1.5, whole genome shotgun sequence nucleotide sequence TGATTTATGCTTCCTGAAGTGTTTCTCAAATCTCTTTCATATTATTCTCCATCATAAGATACTGTCCCTGGTGCAGTTCTTGCAAGGACAAACCAGATAgtgacagagcacagcagacaagcagcaggagatggcAGGAGGCAGCCGTGAATGTGGCAAGTGGTGAGAAATAGGGGGAAGTCCAGGGGCTTGAGGAAATGTGTCAGCAAGTGCCTTATAGCCATCTACTGACAGAGCTCGTTTCTCTGGCCTGATGCCAGCCTCAGAGGTGATGTCttggctcagcagctcccagccttaGACTCCgctgctgcatttatttatttgttcccTGTCGGAAACCTTCTTGGTGGAGATACATTTTCTGGCCATGTTCCCTTTCTTAGCCATCTTGTCCTGGCTGTCTGTTGGTAATATATTTTAGTCCTATTGCGCTGTcatcataaatatttcataatgaCTGTCTTCTAATGCCTGGTTTGTTTGATTAGTAGCTaattaatcttaaaataatattaGAAAACACTATCTGGGGATGGTCTGTGTCAGGGATTTTTGCTCAAAAGGAGACATAGTGTATAGGAACTTTGTTGTGAGTTCATCATGATAGTGTTGCTGATCTACTGAAGCTTGGAActtctggtggttttttgtATCACCAAGGTTAATATAGTGTTATTTGGAAAAGAGGTCTAGGCTTTCAGTAACTGAGTAAGAATGTGAAGTTTGTATCTTCCCTTACTGacctcctgcactgcagctcatCTGACCTAACTGGGCAATTGAGACATGCTCCCTTTGGTTTTTATTGTCATGCAGACTGCTGCAATAGGGGCTCTTCaatcttctcttccctcctaGTACAAGATTATTGAGCTGCCTTACTCCAGCAAAGCTCTTCCACTGCCACAAATATAACCAGGAATCCACATGCTGCAGTTTTACTCCTGCCATTTgtgaggaaaaggcagcagcactgctggctggggtCAGAACTTGCCTTCTGCGAGCCTGAAGAAGGTCTGTTGTGCTAAGCTGAGCAGTCGTGCCAAGCTGGGCATAAAACAAGTACTACAGTTTCTCCGCCATCTAATAACAGTTTACACTGGGAGTACTTCCATAGTGTGGGAACATCTTCCTTATTAGCTCAGGACTTACTTTGTGTCAGAATATAATTCTCAAAGGGACTTGCACAAATGGCCATACATGAAGAAAGGAATCTTGAGAGCAAACAGTGTCTTTATTGCTGTTTGGGCAGAAAACAATCTGGTTGCCCATATCTATTCAGTAAAACAGGGCTGATATGAACCTGCAATTGTGTGCTTTTCTAATTCCATGTGCACTGGCTTTGTACCCGCCTACATATTCTGGTGGCCATttgggaaaagatttttattatcttggtctttttatttttcattcttggaATCCTTGTTAAAACTGCTTGCACTCACCCAAGGGTAACTAATcccttttttgattttttttaaaattctgtgtgtATAGTGTTTCTGTCAGGAAGTTAGAAAAGAGAGAAGCTTGGTCTATTTCTTCTCCGTATAATTCAGTGTATTTTAAGGTTGTGGttctgctctcagcaggaaTAAAGATTTTAGTGATGATCAAACTAGATGCAGGTATCACCTTGAGAAGGGCACACTTGAATATTAACAGGCTTAATATATTTGTTGCATGCAATGCTGTTGGTTTTTAGAGACAGATGTCTAGTAATGACTTTGTCTAAGCATAAGCTTTATATTGATAGGTGGTAAAATTGAGGCTGTCTTTGAAGCATAGATAAGGACTTCATTTCCTTGGTCTCTGTTCTAGATTTCTCTAGTTTTGTTCTAGCTTTGTTCCTCCCATATTTTCtttggttggggttttgttttggcttggtttttttttgtaatcttgATGATTAGAGGGCAGATGAGTGGGATAATGTTAAAGCTAATAGTTCTGCACAAATGCATGTTCTCCTGTTTCCCCCACCCAGTAAAACCACACATATACTACAAAACGTTAGTGTTTAGTGTGGCCTGAGAAACTTCTGACTGTATAGAACTGAAACTAGGTTTGGGACGTAAATCAGCCACCAGCATAAGACTTGATTACATGAGTTGGATGGAGCAGTTCAAATATATATTGAGCTGACTATTAGGTGGGACAGTTCTCTAAGCATAAGCAAAATAATTCATCTTGGGCATCCTTAAAACTGTTGCAGTATGGCAGATGTTAAGCATGTTTTGATTTGTTCCAGTAGCCGGATCGAGCTGGGAGATGTGACGCCACACAACATTAAGCAGCTGAAGAGGCTAAACCAGGTCATTTTCCCTGTCAGCTACAATGACAAGTTCTACAAGGATGTACTGGAGGTTGGCGAACTTGCCAAACTAGGTACAAATGTTCTTGCCACTAATTGTGGGCTGTGTTGGCAGAAGTGGTCATCATTGCTATCCGTAATGATTTTGGATAGCAGCTCCTTTTTAGTCGTTTTACATCATGAAAAATAACTGTTTAAGAACCTCAAAGAAGCTGCAGAAGGTTCTGCATTCAAAGTAGATTACATCCCATTGGGAGTAGGCATGTTTTCTGTTCCAGAAGAAATCAGTTGTGTATTGCCAGCTTACCTCCTGATGTCATTGCTGGTTGGTGTGAACAGTAATAAGCAACCACTGTGTCAAAGCAGCACTGGTGACTTCATTCCAAGTGTGAATCCACAATGTATGTTATTTTATCTGGATAGGGGAATTAGcaagaggggagggagggaagaaggaaggtaTAGGGTGTAAATGAAAGAGCTGTATGTGTAGTTTGAGACTTGTTACTGATAAACCTTTGTTTCCCTCCTGGCAGCCTATTTCAATGATattgcagtgggagcagtgtgCTGTAGGGTGGATCACTCCCAGAATCAGAAGAGACTGTACATTATGACACTTGGATGCCTGGCACCCTACCGAAGGCTAGGAATAGGTAAGGAGAGTCTTCTTTTGTATATGAGGCATCAAAGAAACCAAATTGCTGTCCAGCTTTCTAAATgctctttcagatttttaatcGACTGTGCACTTCAGACTACTGATTTCTGTGGAAGGGACTTGGGGAAAAGAGTATGATTTATCATGTGTTCATTTTTCCCTACCTTTCAGAAATGAATTTTGtgtagaatttttaaatttgggatttcagattattttaatcTTAGTCATATATCATACTGTGTGTAGCCAGTATGCAAGTCATACCTAAGTAGAACACAGCATTCCTTCATTGGCTTCTCCTTTCACTCTTCTAAATGTAGGggttttctatttattttgtctttatcCCTACTGATTATTGCTGCTCAGGGGTAGCACCTGCTTTTTGTCTATACTGCATTTAATTCTTTGCTCCACATTGTAAACCCATAGGACAGATTAATCAAAACCGTAGAGTAATCAGTTTGCTTTGCTTCAATACGACAAACTGGATTGAAAAGATAACTttatcttaaattattttactagGTCTGTAGTAGAAAAGCTTCCTAGTGTCCTCACTGCTTTATACAATGTTTTGGCTATATTTTGAGCTAAGTTTGAGACTTTGAAACTAGTATTAAAATAAGCTGATTTATACATATGCTTCTGGGCTGTTGtgatttctatttcttcttcaaagAAACAATGAATTAAGGTTTATGAGCagtcagagagagagagtgaaaTATTTGACATCATGTTTTATTTGCCTTTCCTGGTTTTTACACTATCATTTTAATCTACCTACAGTTAACCTGCCTCTCCTCAAGGAAGCACGTAGCTAAGTACAGATTAATTGTGCCCTCCTAGTTTTCTGAAGTATGTCTTTATATTTTGTCAGGAACTAAAATGCTGAATCATGTCTTAAACATCTGTGAAAAAGACGGCACTTTTGACAACATCTATCTGTAAGTAAATGAGTTACACTCATGCATTTTTTGAGAGATGATAAAGGTAGATATGGGAGCAAAGGGATGGCGATAAATGTGGGTTTAGTGTATATTTTAGTGGCGTCATAGAACATCTTGTAAGTACTAGCAAGAAAGCCAGGGGTCATCTTCTGGGCTTGTTGTGTCATGCTGAGAAAATCAAAAGTGTGCTTGCTTTAGAAAAAGttctgcaaatttgctgaatttgaaaataatttacttacAAAATTACATTCTAGACCATAATTCCACTGTAAgacccaaaagaaaaaaaaagttttacaaaggattttatttttatcatacAAGGTCATCTTCAGAATGGAAAATACTGCAAGTTTTgatgcatttgctttttgtcttttatggCAGCACTCTGTGGGTTAGAATATCAGAGATGCTTGCAAACACTCAACGTTTACATTCAGCAATAAGGCCCAACTGCTGTTCCCATTCTTGAACCACTGCCAGGTCATCTATTTGTGCAGAAACACAATAAACTAGATCAGTGCCCTGACCCAGCTGGGGAagctgttttcagttttttttctgggtgttgttttttcatttgtatttttgggttttgggaatggttttcttgttctttgttttgttgtttctttttttaaaaccaacTGCATGTCTGTGTAAGTACTTGGAACGAAGCAGACAAGAGAACAAGGACTGGGGTAGAGGGCAGTCACCCCAATAGTCTCCGTGAAAACAGAGTCTGAAATCCATAAATACCAGAActatgctttttctttgctgctggtttcacacatctgctttttcctgtgcattGGTGTCTGTGTGGTTGCCACGTGATGCAGTTTTTGGCCTTATCGCTTCTCTGATGCAAACTCCTTCATGTCCGTCACTGCCTTGGCCGTCACACCAGTGCAAGCATGATGCACTGCTAGGGATAGGCCCACAGCAGGTACAGCTTGGATGGACTTAGATTGCCACAGAACTACACCCCCAAATACTTGCCAGGACTGTGGAAGATGCTTTTTGAGGAATGTTTAATACACTGATATCACTGTAAATGGAGTGACTTTCTCCTCAAATTTAGTCCACTTCTGCCGTGGAGGTGTGAACTCTTCCACATCCTCTACTGTTGTTGCTTTGTGCCATCTGTGTAAGGGGGAATGTGTTTTAGAGGTGTCTGAGTAAAATTGCTTTTGGCTTGTgtttctgctctcctgctttAGGAGAAGTGGTAATGAACTCTGAGATGCCTGCTAGTGGGACAGGGGCTTTCCTTTTTACTTTCACACATTACTGTGTGAACAGCGAAGGAAGTGTTTGCTGGTCCtagtgcaaaaaaaacccaaatccttaATGATCCTTCTTTATACTTCCCAGACTAAGGATTCTGGCTTGACAATAACTAACGCCCAAAATTGGGCTAAAGTTCTTTTAGTGGCCCATTGATTTTATTACTTTGTCTATTGTTTGTGTATCTTCTATCTGAAGATATTATGCAGCTTAGCACCAAACTTGGTATCAGTGCCTAAATTTGTCTTTATTAATAAAGCTCCTTTGTAGCTTTTTTATGCTTATTTGGCTTAATACTAAgatcttttgttttgttctgctgttgcTTCCACAGTTATTTTGGTTCTGTGGTTATGCAGTGTGTTGTCATGGCAGTGATTCATGAATTTGTGCAGTGTCCACTGAATTTCAGGAGTGTTTAATGAATGCCTTCTGTTGAGcctaatatttttctttcttttctctcttatttttactttttttttttttttttttttaaacaaaatttgtGCAAATAAGTGTCCTAGTCACTTAGGATAAAGAACTGATGGCTGTTTTGGAGACCTTAAAACATGCTAGCAAAATCTGTAAAACTGGAGGGGAAGTAAATACAAGGGAAAAGGACTTTGTAAATCCATAGGACTGTTTTGTATTACAGCTTTTTGTGAGGAGAGAGGAGTAGTAAGAGTAGAGCAAGGTGTTAAAATCATATCAAACACCATTGCCAACTTTATGTTACAGTGTGTTGGGATGATCACTGAGACAACTCCTCTGGTTATCTGCAAAGTGTTACTACAGGAGATTAAAGCTGGCTTTACAGTGAAACGCTGTTATACCTGCCCATATTgctttattaagaaaaattgaaattactGAGGTAGTAATGCTTCAGAGTCTATCTGCTATTTTGTATTCCTTGAAAGAATTTTACTGAGGGGAAATATTTACTACTATTCACAACCACGGGCCATCCAGGAGCTGAGTGTTAGCCCAGAATTAAATTGGGAAGACCAACATTTCCAGTCTTGGATTTACACTGCTGTTCCTGTCTCTATCTagacagctgcttttcttgtctttgaCTATTCTGAGAATGGAGGTAGAATACTGACCCCTGTCTCTCTATGCCCTTTTTTGTCCCAGGCATGTCCAGATCAGCAACGAATCTGCAATTGACTTCTACAGAAAGTTTGGCTTTGAGATCATTGAGACGAAGAAGAACTATTACAAGAGGATAGAGCCTGCAGATGCTCACGTGCTGCAGAAAAACCTCAAAGCCCCTTGTCTTGGCCAGAATGCAGATGTGCAAAAGACCGACAACTGAGCAAAACCCCAGTGGACACTTTCTTGCACTTGCTTGTCGCCAAATAAGGAAAGagaggccttttttttttttttttgattggtgggtgttttgttttgttttattttgttttgtttttttactccACCCCTtccccttaattttttttcttgacctCTCTCCAACAAAATGTAATGCTTCTTCCAAGGATTGTCCAGTCAcgtttggggttgggttttgattttttttttttgttttttttttagctctcatttctggtgattttttgtttttgtttttggttttttttttttggtttttttttttttttccccccccccccccccccccccccccccccccccccccccccccccccccccccccccccccccccccccccccccccccccccccccccccccccccccccccccccccccccccccccccccccccccccccttggtttttttttttttggttttttttttttaagggtttttttttgttttgttttttgcttttttgaggGCAGGGGgcgtttttttgtttttgttttctgttgggGTGGGAAAAGGTTTGCAGAT carries:
- the NAA50 gene encoding N-alpha-acetyltransferase 50, with amino-acid sequence MADVKHVLICSSSRIELGDVTPHNIKQLKRLNQVIFPVSYNDKFYKDVLEVGELAKLAYFNDIAVGAVCCRVDHSQNQKRLYIMTLGCLAPYRRLGIGTKMLNHVLNICEKDGTFDNIYLHVQISNESAIDFYRKFGFEIIETKKNYYKRIEPADAHVLQKNLKAPCLGQNADVQKTDN